ATCCGGCCGGTCTGCTGAGGGCGGCCGAGCACGCCCGAAATTTGGGTTGGCGGGTCGCAATCGACGACGTGGGTGCAGACTCGTCCAGCCTGGCGTTGATCCCGTTGTTGCGTCCCGACGTGATCAAGCTCGATATGGCCCTCGTGCAAGAGCGTTCGACCGACCAGACTGCTGCCATAGTTGCTGCCGTCGCCGCCGAGGCCGAGCGCACCGGTGCCCTCGTGTTGGCCGAGGGAATCGAAACCGACACACACGAAAGCTGCGCACGCGACATGGGTGCCGTTCTGGGGCAAGGTTTTCTCTACGGCGCTCCGGGGCCACTGCCGGACTTCGACGACGTTTCCTACCATGCTGGATCACTCGAGCTCGATGCGACTGTCACCGTCCGCGCTCCGGTCGCGGTGACACCCTTCGGTCTCACCCACCAGCTCGGTGCCCGCAGGCACGCCGAGGCAACGTTTCTCGAGGCCATCGAGAACAGCCTGCTGAACAGTGCGTTCGGCACCGGACCGTCGACGGTCGTGTTGACAACAGTGAACGTGTCGAACCGGCTGACGCCCGCACGTGCCGCCGTCCTCGACGATCTGGCTGCGCGCACCGCTCTCGTGGCAGTTTTCGGCTGCGATCCAACGCTGATGCAGCACCGCTTTCGGTCGGTGCCGGTGGGTGAGAACGAGCCGTTGGCGCTGGAGCGCTCGACAGTGATCGTGGCGCCGATGTCGAGCGTGGCATTGATCGCTGTCGAATGTGGTGTCACGCACGATGGCGCGACGCTCTACGACTACCGCCTGACCTACGACCGCGACGTCGTACTCGACGCGGCCACAGTGCTTCTCAGGCGGATTCCTGCTCGGCCTACGCCGTGATCGCCGATGCGCTCGGTCAAGTTCAGGTAAACACTCACTAGAAAAAAGGTAAACGGCTTCGGTAGCGCTCCCCGTGCTGTTCACTCGTCGGTATGAGTTCTCACCCCCTCGACAGCGACTTTCTGGCCGCAGATGGAGGCACACTCAGCTCCATCGAGACTGCGATCAACAATGCGTTCGATCCGATCTCCGCTGCAGTGTCCAACTTCGTCTTCTTCACCGTGAACATCGGTGGTGCCGCTGTTCCCTTGATCGTGCTGTGGCTGATCCTCGGTGCCGTCATCTTCACGGTGACCTTCAAGTTCATCCAGTTCCGCGGGATCAAGAGATCGTTGATCCTGGTGAGCGGAAAGGAACACGAGGCCGATGCGCCGGGGGAAGTGAGCCACTTCCGGGCCCTGACGGCCGCAGTGTCCGGAACCGTCGGACTCGGCAATATCGCAGGTGTCGCGGTAGCAGTGACGCTCGGTGGCCCAGGTGCCACGCTGTGGATGATTCTCGCGGGCGTGCTCGGCATGGCGTCGAAATTCGTCGAGTGCACGCTCGGTGTGAAGTACCGAGACATCAACGAGGACGGGACCGTCTCCGGCGGACCGATGAAATACCTCACCAAGGGACTTGCCGAGCGTGGGCTTGCGAAGGTCGGCAAGGTGATGGCCGTCTTCTACGCCATCATCATCACCTTCTTCGCCATCAGCGGTGGCAACATGTTCCAGGCCAACCAGACCTACGCTCAGGTTCGCTCGGTCACCGGCGGCGAGGACGGATTCCTCGGCTCCGACGGCGCAAAAGCCGTGTTCGGGCTCGTTGTCGCGCTGATCATCGGGCTCGTCATCATCGGCGGGATGAAGTCGATCTCGGCCGTGACCGCCAAGCTCGTTCCGTCGATGGCGCTGATCTACATCGTCGCGTGTGGTGTGGTCATCGCCGTCAACTTCCGCTCCGTCCCGACCGCGTTCGTCGCAATCTTCGAGGGTGCGTTCTCGCCCGAGGGCGTGGCGGGCGGCGTACTGGGTGTCATGATCATCGGATTCCAGCGGGCCGCATTCTCCAACGAGGCCGGGCTGGGATCTGCGGCCATCGCACACTCGGCCGTCAAGACCAGACACCCGGTCACCGAGGGCTTCGTGGCAATGCTCGAGCCCTTCATCGACACAGTCGTCATCTGCACCGCGACCGCGCTGACCATCGTCATCGCCAATACCGTGTCCTGGCAGGACCAGCGGGCGATCGTCGCCGAGACCGGTGAACTACCTGCCGGCGGCGTGACGCTGACCTCGGATGCATTCGAGACCGTTCTGCCGTGGTTCCCGTACGTGCTCACGCTTGCGGTGGCGCTGTTCGCGCTGTCGACGGCGATCACGTGGGCGTACTACGGGCTGCAGGCATGGACGTCGCTGTTCGGCCGTAGCCGTTTCTCTCGCAGCTTCTTCAACATCATGTTCTGTGTGTTCACCGTCATCGGAACAGTGCTCTCGCTCGGCTCGGTTCTCGACTTCGCCGACGCCACGCTGTTCCTGCTGGCGCTGGTCAACATCACGGGCCTGTACCTGCTGTTGCCGGTGGTCAAGCGTGAGCTGTCCGAGTACATGGCGATGCGTCGCGGCGAGCAGGAGAAGGTCGACGCCGAGGTCTGAGAAACGGCGGATCGTCGACACGAAGGGTCGGCGTCGACCCGCAGAATGTGCTTGGCTCATCCCTGACGGAGGGGGACGAGTGAAGATCGACTTCAAGAAGACGCTCGACGCATATTCGGCGCGACACAACACCTTTCGTACCCTCGTCGTTCCGCCGCTGACCTACCTGATGATCGACGGACACGGCGATCCGAACACCGCTCCGGAGTACGCCGAAGCAATCGGGGCGCTCTACCCGGTGGCGTACACACTGAAGTTCGCCAGTAAGAAGAACCTCGACCGGGACTACGTCGTCCCGCCGCTCGAGGCGCTGTGGTGGGCCGAGAACATGGTCTCGTTCACCACTGCCCGCAACAAGGCCGAGTGGAACTGGACCGTCATGATCATGGTGCCCGACTGGATCGATCGAACGATGTTCGAGGCGGCGGTGGCGTCCGCCGGCGCGAAAGGCACGTCCGAGGCGTCGACCAGAGTTCGGTTGGAGACCCTGAACGAGGGACTGTGCGTGCAGACGCTGCACATCGGGTCATACGACGACGAGACGCCGGTGCTGGCCGAACTTCACGATTCGTACATCCCCGATGCCGGACTGACGATGACCGGCCGACACCACGAGATCTACCTGAGCGATCCGCGCCGGGTCGAGCCCGCGAAACTCCGGACTGTTCTCCGGCAACCGGTTGTGCGTTCAGCGGGGTCGACGAAGCTCTGACACGATGGCCGACATGACCAATGCGGTGCGTCCGGCTTCGTTCACGGCCGGAACCCTCACCTTGCTCGGGGCTCTCTACTTTGCGCAGGGACTGCCGTTCGGATTCTTCACCCAGGCACTCCCGGTTGTGCTGCGGGAGTCGGGATTCTCGTTGGTGAAGATCAGTGCCACCGGTGTGCTGTTTCTGCCCTGGGCGCTGAAATTTCTCTGGGCACCGTACGTCGATCGCTACGGATCCAGACGGCGGTGGCTGCTGTCTCTGCAGTGTGCGGCTGCGGTGGTGGCTCTGGCGTTGTCGTTCCTCGACCTGTCGTCGACGTTGCGTTGGTTGTTCGTCGGCATCTTCGTCATGAATGCTCTCTCGGCCACACAGGACATCGCGACCGACGGCATCGCGGTCAGAACGCTGACCGCGGCGCAGCGAGGGCTGGGCAACGGCCTCCAAGTCGGTGCCTACCGAATCGGAATGGTGTGCGGCGGTGGACTGCTGTTGTGGCTGTTCACCTTTGCCGGGTGGCGGGTGCTGTTCGTCGCGATGGCATTGCTCATCGCATTGACGACTGTCCCGGTGTGGTGGATGCGCAGGCAACTCGACGCGGCGGATGCCGCCTCCGATCGGCACACCGAATCGGAATCGCCGGTTCGGCTTGCTGTTGCCTGGTGGTCCAGGCTCCGCAGGCCCGGCATGGTGGCGTTCATACTGCTGATCATCGGGTTCAAATTCGGAAACTCGATGGGATCGGCACTGGTGGGCCCGTTCCTGTCGGACAGTGGATTGTCCCTGCCGCAGATCGCGCTGGTCGAGGGTGGCCTCTCCTCGGTGGCAGCGCTCGGGGGTGCGGCCCTCGGGGCGTGGATGACCTTCCGGCACGGACGTCGCCGGGCGTTGCTGATAGGCGGAGTGAGCCAGACCATGAGCCTTGCGTTGTACGTCATCGCCTCCCTCGGCATCGGCGGATTTCCACTGCTGATCACGGCGAACATCACCGAGCACGTGCTCGGTGGGGCGGCCACGGTCGCGGTGTTCGCTCTCATGATGGACGCATCGGAGAAGCGTTTCGCAGGAAGCGATTACACGTTGATGGCCTGTGCGGTCGTCTTCGCGCAAGGAGCGGCAGGAATCGCAGCCGGTGTGGTGGGAGACCTGTTCGGCTACACAGCGATGTTCGGTTCTGCCCTGGTGTTGTCCGGTATCGGCTGTGCAGCATTGCTTGTCGCACTCGACCGTGGCTGGGGCCCCGAAGGTCTTCGGCAGGTTGTCCCTCCGAAGACCTTCGCCGGCTAGGGACGATTGAACCGGCGCTCAGCTACCGGGTGTGGATCCCGCGATGTTCACCATCCACTGCACACCGAACTTGTCGGTCAGCATGCCGAACGTATCGCCCCACGGAGCCTTGTCGAGGCCCATCGTGAATTGCGCGTCGACGGCCAGCTTGTTCCAGTAGCCCGTCAATTCGTCCTCGTCGTCGCCGCTGAGAGAGACGCTCATCGCGCTACCGGGCGTGTGGTCCATCGAGGACGGCGTGTCGGCACCCATCAAGGTGAATCCATTGGGAGTGGTCAACTGGCCGTGCATGATCTTGTTCTCATCGGCGGGATTCTCGCTGGCCATGGCCTCGCCGAACGTGCTGACGGTCAGCTCGCCTCCGAAGACGGACCGGTAGAACTCCATGGCCTCGCGGGCGTTGTCTCGAAACGAAAGATACGGATTGAGAATGGACATGGCTGGCTCCTTTTCGCTGATGTACACCGACGGCATCCGTCGAAACGGTAGACCGGCGCTACGACGAAAAGTCACCGGAAGAGGTATCGGTGTCTTCCGGCGTCGGTACTGCGGACTCCCATCTGGCCCGTCGTTCGTCGTCGGACTGCTCCCACCACGGTGCTCCTCGTTCGCCGAGAGCGACCTTGGTCGCCTGTACACCTGCGCGAGATTCCGGGGCACCCGACGTGCGTTTGACCTCCCTGCGCCATGCCATGAGGATCGACCGCAGTTCTGCGTTCCGATCCTCGGGTATGTCGGGATCCGTTGCGCGCCAACGTCGGCCCTTGATCACGATGTAGTGACCGTCTTCGGTGTGTTCCGGTTCGTCAGCCATGAGTCCACCCTGCCACGGGTCAGCTGCTCAGGTACTGCGGAACTTCGATCGCGTCCAGTCCGAGGGCCACGGCAGCGCGAGCGGTCACCGGCCCGACGAGATTGCCGGTTCCGTTGTAGCCACCGAACGCGATCACTCCGTCATCGACGTAACCACACAACGGCCGCCCGTCCGCGGTGAACCCCACCGACGCTGCCCACCGTGCGTTCACGGAGACATGTTCGCCGGCAAACAACTCGGCGAGCGAGTCGAGGTAGTTCTGCACTCGGGCCGTCGGTTCGCTGGAGAAGGTCCACTCTTCCTCGACGAACAAGTCGCGGCCACCCCCGACGTACAGGCGTCCCGACGCGTCCTGCTGTGCGTAGTCGTACCCCCACCGTCCGTACACGGGACACGGCAACCGACCCGCCGTGACAGGAGCGGTGGCGAGCATCTGGAGGCGGGCCGTCCGAACTCGACCGTCGAGCTGGGGGAGTACGCGTTCGAGGCGACCGTCCACGGCGACCAGTATCAGATCGCAGCGGATCACCCCGGTCGGCGTCGTCACTGCTCCGGGCTCGATGCCGACAGCGGGTGTGTACTCGTGGAGCCTGGCGCGACCGGCAAGCGCTGCCGCCATTCCGAGTGCGCGACGGGCAGGATTCATCACCGCATCGTCGGGCAAAAAGACGCCGTCTCCCAGCTCGCCCGAATACTCTTCGACGGCAATGTTGTTCTCGCGCAGGCACTTCACCAATTCCGCGCAGTCCCGCGCATCAGCGGGGTCGGCCTGCGTATCCGGGACGCCCGCAAGCCTGATGGACCCGGTGCGGCGAATGACGGACGATCCGAGGAGTGCTTCCAACGAATCGATCTCGGCGAGGGTCGCACGATAGAGATCGACGGCGCACGGCCCCCACATCGACAGCGCGGTGTGCAGAAACGTTGCGGGGCCGCCCAGCAGAAAGCCGCCGTTTCGACCCGCAGCACCGGCTGCGACTCGCCCTGCATCGATCCCGACGACGTCGAGGCCGCGGCCGAGCAGGTCAGCGACAGCGGCCAGGCCCGAACCGCCGAGACCGACGACGCAGACGTCAGCAGAGCAGTCGCCGTCCAACGCGGGCACGCCCCGCCAACCGGACACCGCGGAATCGTCGTCCCACGCCGGACGGGACATGTCGATGGGGACGGTGCCGATCATGCCGACGATGGTATCCGTCGACCGGCACTGCATGGTTTACGATTCCGGCACCCGACACCCTTGACTGTGAGGACCGCCAATGCGCACCTTGATCGTGACCGCGTTCGTTTCGCTCGACGGCGTGATGGAAGGACCCGGTGGCGAAGCGGGCTACCGCAACTCCGGGTGGACGTTCCAGGACATCGAGTTCGACCCGGCGGCTTACGAAATCAAGGGGCGTGAGCAGAGCGAAGCGTCGGCGCTGCTACTCGGCCACACCTCGTACGAGGCCTTCGCACCGATCTGGCCGACGATGGACGATTTCGCCGAATACAATGCCATGCCCAGGTATGTGGTGTCGACCACGCTGGAGCAGGATGATTCGCGTTGGCCCGCAACCATTTTGCGCAGTATCGACGATGTCGCGGAGCTCAGGAACACCGACGGTGGGCCCATCTCCGTGCACGGTAGCGCCACGCTGGGCCGGAGTCTTGCCGATGCCGGTCTGGTCGATCGGTACCACCTACTGGTGTTC
The nucleotide sequence above comes from Rhodococcoides fascians A25f. Encoded proteins:
- a CDS encoding EAL domain-containing protein yields the protein MRPQSTNAQISPMSIDITSAYQPIVSLDDRAVVGYEALVRTSSDGPSIAPPELLRAAREQRVSADFDWRCRASALHGAVEARYPDELALFVNAEPTALDSPPPGDLLPLIAEAARLSITVEITERDLMGDPAGLLRAAEHARNLGWRVAIDDVGADSSSLALIPLLRPDVIKLDMALVQERSTDQTAAIVAAVAAEAERTGALVLAEGIETDTHESCARDMGAVLGQGFLYGAPGPLPDFDDVSYHAGSLELDATVTVRAPVAVTPFGLTHQLGARRHAEATFLEAIENSLLNSAFGTGPSTVVLTTVNVSNRLTPARAAVLDDLAARTALVAVFGCDPTLMQHRFRSVPVGENEPLALERSTVIVAPMSSVALIAVECGVTHDGATLYDYRLTYDRDVVLDAATVLLRRIPARPTP
- a CDS encoding alanine/glycine:cation symporter family protein yields the protein MSSHPLDSDFLAADGGTLSSIETAINNAFDPISAAVSNFVFFTVNIGGAAVPLIVLWLILGAVIFTVTFKFIQFRGIKRSLILVSGKEHEADAPGEVSHFRALTAAVSGTVGLGNIAGVAVAVTLGGPGATLWMILAGVLGMASKFVECTLGVKYRDINEDGTVSGGPMKYLTKGLAERGLAKVGKVMAVFYAIIITFFAISGGNMFQANQTYAQVRSVTGGEDGFLGSDGAKAVFGLVVALIIGLVIIGGMKSISAVTAKLVPSMALIYIVACGVVIAVNFRSVPTAFVAIFEGAFSPEGVAGGVLGVMIIGFQRAAFSNEAGLGSAAIAHSAVKTRHPVTEGFVAMLEPFIDTVVICTATALTIVIANTVSWQDQRAIVAETGELPAGGVTLTSDAFETVLPWFPYVLTLAVALFALSTAITWAYYGLQAWTSLFGRSRFSRSFFNIMFCVFTVIGTVLSLGSVLDFADATLFLLALVNITGLYLLLPVVKRELSEYMAMRRGEQEKVDAEV
- a CDS encoding GyrI-like domain-containing protein; this encodes MKIDFKKTLDAYSARHNTFRTLVVPPLTYLMIDGHGDPNTAPEYAEAIGALYPVAYTLKFASKKNLDRDYVVPPLEALWWAENMVSFTTARNKAEWNWTVMIMVPDWIDRTMFEAAVASAGAKGTSEASTRVRLETLNEGLCVQTLHIGSYDDETPVLAELHDSYIPDAGLTMTGRHHEIYLSDPRRVEPAKLRTVLRQPVVRSAGSTKL
- a CDS encoding MFS transporter, with amino-acid sequence MTNAVRPASFTAGTLTLLGALYFAQGLPFGFFTQALPVVLRESGFSLVKISATGVLFLPWALKFLWAPYVDRYGSRRRWLLSLQCAAAVVALALSFLDLSSTLRWLFVGIFVMNALSATQDIATDGIAVRTLTAAQRGLGNGLQVGAYRIGMVCGGGLLLWLFTFAGWRVLFVAMALLIALTTVPVWWMRRQLDAADAASDRHTESESPVRLAVAWWSRLRRPGMVAFILLIIGFKFGNSMGSALVGPFLSDSGLSLPQIALVEGGLSSVAALGGAALGAWMTFRHGRRRALLIGGVSQTMSLALYVIASLGIGGFPLLITANITEHVLGGAATVAVFALMMDASEKRFAGSDYTLMACAVVFAQGAAGIAAGVVGDLFGYTAMFGSALVLSGIGCAALLVALDRGWGPEGLRQVVPPKTFAG
- a CDS encoding VOC family protein; translated protein: MSILNPYLSFRDNAREAMEFYRSVFGGELTVSTFGEAMASENPADENKIMHGQLTTPNGFTLMGADTPSSMDHTPGSAMSVSLSGDDEDELTGYWNKLAVDAQFTMGLDKAPWGDTFGMLTDKFGVQWMVNIAGSTPGS
- a CDS encoding NAD(P)/FAD-dependent oxidoreductase, which gives rise to MIGTVPIDMSRPAWDDDSAVSGWRGVPALDGDCSADVCVVGLGGSGLAAVADLLGRGLDVVGIDAGRVAAGAAGRNGGFLLGGPATFLHTALSMWGPCAVDLYRATLAEIDSLEALLGSSVIRRTGSIRLAGVPDTQADPADARDCAELVKCLRENNIAVEEYSGELGDGVFLPDDAVMNPARRALGMAAALAGRARLHEYTPAVGIEPGAVTTPTGVIRCDLILVAVDGRLERVLPQLDGRVRTARLQMLATAPVTAGRLPCPVYGRWGYDYAQQDASGRLYVGGGRDLFVEEEWTFSSEPTARVQNYLDSLAELFAGEHVSVNARWAASVGFTADGRPLCGYVDDGVIAFGGYNGTGNLVGPVTARAAVALGLDAIEVPQYLSS
- a CDS encoding dihydrofolate reductase family protein: MRTLIVTAFVSLDGVMEGPGGEAGYRNSGWTFQDIEFDPAAYEIKGREQSEASALLLGHTSYEAFAPIWPTMDDFAEYNAMPRYVVSTTLEQDDSRWPATILRSIDDVAELRNTDGGPISVHGSATLGRSLADAGLVDRYHLLVFPLLLGAGKRLFSASDKDTTHLELVEHEVYGNGIQKQVFDVRR